Proteins encoded in a region of the bacterium genome:
- a CDS encoding sigma-54 dependent transcriptional regulator, with translation MSDVKILIVEDEQDYRDFLKHHLEEHDYQVVTAGDGTAALDAFTEEEFDLVFLDHRLPNKDGVEILVQMKTVNRETPIVMMTAYGFVHSAVQAIKSGAFDYVAKEDLTPEMIDMTIAKALERQRLRLENARLRQEVGDRYSFDNVVGKSQVMRDIFQKVERIGPFNSTVLITGESGTGKEVVARLVHLRSRVRNSPFITINCAAIPETLLESELFGYAKGAFSGAVRTKKGLFEEANGGTLLLDEIGELPLSLQVKLLRVLQEGKMRRLGDTNEITVDVRIIAATSRVLATEVRAGRFREDLFYRLNIIPIVMPPLRERAEDIPLLVHHFLKKLNRGPDTVDVSPDAMQLLVKYAWPGNVRELQNIIERAVVLCDSNTITADSLPQEVKRASEDFHVDIPDERLSIKQALAELVPRIEQELIARALKLTNNNRTRAAKLLEISHRSLLYKLKEYNCS, from the coding sequence ATGTCAGACGTCAAGATCCTGATCGTAGAAGATGAACAGGACTATCGTGACTTCCTTAAGCATCATCTTGAGGAGCACGATTACCAGGTGGTCACCGCCGGTGACGGCACGGCGGCGCTGGATGCGTTCACTGAAGAGGAGTTCGATCTGGTGTTTCTCGATCATCGTCTTCCGAATAAGGACGGGGTTGAGATTCTGGTGCAGATGAAGACGGTGAACCGTGAGACGCCGATTGTGATGATGACGGCCTATGGCTTTGTGCACAGCGCGGTTCAGGCCATCAAGTCGGGTGCGTTCGATTACGTGGCGAAAGAAGATTTGACGCCCGAGATGATCGACATGACCATCGCCAAGGCCCTGGAGCGTCAACGTTTGCGGCTCGAGAATGCGCGGCTGCGGCAGGAGGTCGGTGATCGCTACTCCTTCGATAATGTCGTGGGAAAATCGCAAGTGATGCGTGACATTTTTCAGAAGGTGGAGCGGATCGGGCCGTTCAACAGCACGGTGTTGATTACGGGGGAATCCGGGACGGGCAAGGAAGTTGTGGCACGGCTGGTGCATCTACGCAGCCGGGTGCGGAACAGCCCCTTCATAACCATCAATTGCGCGGCGATTCCGGAGACGCTGCTGGAGTCCGAACTGTTCGGCTACGCAAAGGGCGCGTTCAGCGGCGCGGTTCGCACGAAGAAGGGATTGTTCGAGGAGGCCAACGGGGGGACGCTGCTTTTAGATGAGATCGGCGAACTGCCGCTTTCCTTGCAGGTGAAGCTGCTGCGCGTTCTGCAGGAAGGCAAAATGCGGCGGCTGGGGGACACGAACGAAATCACTGTAGATGTGCGGATCATCGCCGCCACATCGCGGGTGCTGGCAACGGAAGTACGGGCGGGGCGGTTCCGGGAGGATCTCTTCTACCGGTTGAACATTATCCCCATTGTGATGCCGCCACTGCGCGAGCGCGCGGAGGACATTCCACTGCTGGTACACCATTTTCTGAAGAAATTGAATCGCGGGCCGGACACGGTGGACGTTTCGCCGGACGCGATGCAGCTCTTGGTGAAGTACGCGTGGCCGGGCAATGTGCGCGAACTTCAGAACATTATTGAACGGGCGGTTGTGCTGTGCGATTCAAACACAATCACCGCGGATTCCTTACCGCAGGAAGTGAAGCGGGCCTCCGAGGATTTCCACGTGGATATTCCGGATGAACGGCTCAGCATCAAGCAGGCTCTGGCCGAGTTGGTTCCGCGCATCGAGCAGGAACTGATTGCGAGGGCGCTGAAGCTGACGAACAATAACCGCACCCGCGCGGCGAAATTGCTGGAAATTTCGCACCGGTCCCTGCTGTACAAGCTCAAAGAATACAACTGCTCATAA
- a CDS encoding Ig-like domain-containing protein: MKQSRRAYRVWLPALTLAAVMLWLGCEQKGDISPTGTNRQVLTFLDTVFVDPAIVVPGGTATVNALVLNESNEPAVSENVRFSVSRGALGGNHADTTIHCDQAGWARATITAPADSGEILVRTELLSMAEMRTNAIRVSAIPAGEGLLSLWVDSDTLFADNGVSRTRVYARLRNEAHNPIVGAEIFFSTSIGSITSPVITDSLSGTAVATLVSTTEIGIAVVGATHNSTQDSLRVSFLQPAAASDIRLSAAKPTLNAGNDSTTITAYVLDASNRPISDNTVVFFGTTRGTLSNLTARTQSGVATAVLHSSPTTGMATVSATTGGTVQGSTDVAIVPGPATSVLVSSTADTLFADNSSTAAISALVRDSYGNPVSEGTPVSFTAQGGTVTEASTTGPDGRAAAIFRAGLAIGPATVVATQGNAHGNANIYLKATVAATLSLSANPLQLSADGTSQSALRAAVLDVEGRPVSDGTPVTFNSHLGVITATATPLLQKSGNLTMARSSAWNPVLARNRKDNPNAAAKSVRRADRPGRTNSLYTTTTEGGYAYATLTSPTQVGPDTITATAQTLSDMRVVTYVAGPAALIQVTPTDAQLPADGTSHTRITSRVTDAFGNPLSGGVAVSVTSTLGQVNPASGFTGTDGTFTTNLYSSRQSGLCGVVASTSGASGYGEVTFTVPDVAGVAVFSSSPSVLADGISTAMMTVLASDAGGLPVQGAGVSWHYDAGLGLLIGGTTITDSAGQAHALYVSGASTTDATQNVSATIGTHSDTRVMRLLGVSLTAWADTTDLPADGQSTTNANVLVRETTSGFAVPNATVHFAASIGAIVGTGVTNSSGIATATYRSAPQEGDVSITTVYGDTLRAQTGLRLTGTLADTLFVTVGQYELLADGVSSTPVTAIIFNPSGQRVPNTAVTFTATGGGTFDPPSSMTDQNGQAIATYYSAPMDHDQNVDLTVAITRDSDLKQMLLRGVRLDVTAAETTLPANGTSATQITAHLVRASTMVAIPGMAVNFGSSLGSIPASGMTDSSGRATVTLTSANTAGIATVISRFGNVITDTATVTFYASTPTTLSLSATPTVLPANNSASSTVTAVVTDQDGNPVPDGTQIHFSIPPQYGSLETMRTTHGGVATNVLTSGSTPGSVRVTAWSEANASVRDSVSLTYTVGDPGAIVLTAQRDTLSANGIAVDTMTAHVTDAIGHALANVEVHFTTTIGNITASRVTDAGGNARVAFTSSQTGAAQVTAFIGGIQDNYTVYLIPGGANSISMSYNPGSVGVRGSGRNETLLITATVRDANNNPVVDGTAVTFNIASSPGGGDFLSTTGVVSTINGQASVAYSSGTVSGSARIRAICGSVSAVSTEILVYAGPPYMEDLTNPCETSHMSLAPSPCNMFGMDVVGDSVSLVALVGDRYNNPVTAGTAVYFTTSGGVITTATGYTDSLGFARVTLYSGHPLPSIDRWLNTLTDPNQAGAILCSPTPTMPGVAKVMVSSAGVNAAGDSITVWATTDVRFNYGQPILEVRSATVNGSDTTRTLFIGQNAVITVAAFDPDFWPLVAGSTLSFSANHGMIYPSEITVGCPGDTSFAISFFNNLTVTDDDAASPVLITVDTRQADVYTFTETFTLRAALP, encoded by the coding sequence GTGAAGCAGAGCCGTAGGGCATATCGTGTGTGGCTCCCGGCCTTGACGCTGGCGGCAGTCATGCTCTGGCTTGGCTGTGAGCAAAAGGGAGACATCAGCCCCACAGGCACAAACCGACAGGTTCTCACGTTCCTGGATACGGTGTTTGTGGATCCTGCGATTGTCGTTCCCGGCGGAACGGCCACCGTGAATGCGCTGGTCTTGAATGAGAGCAATGAACCGGCAGTCAGCGAAAACGTGCGGTTCAGCGTGAGTCGCGGCGCGCTCGGCGGAAATCACGCCGACACCACCATCCACTGCGATCAGGCGGGATGGGCGCGCGCAACGATCACGGCCCCCGCCGACAGCGGGGAGATTCTGGTGCGGACAGAACTGCTGAGTATGGCCGAAATGCGGACGAATGCGATCCGCGTCAGCGCCATTCCCGCGGGCGAAGGGCTGCTCTCGCTGTGGGTGGACTCGGATACGCTTTTTGCGGACAACGGCGTCTCGCGCACGCGGGTCTACGCCCGTCTGCGCAATGAGGCGCATAATCCGATTGTGGGGGCAGAAATCTTCTTCTCCACCAGCATCGGGTCCATTACGTCTCCTGTGATCACGGACTCCTTATCGGGTACAGCCGTTGCCACTCTGGTTTCCACCACGGAAATCGGCATCGCGGTAGTGGGTGCGACGCACAACTCGACTCAGGACAGCTTGCGGGTCTCTTTTCTGCAGCCTGCGGCGGCAAGCGATATCCGGCTTAGCGCGGCCAAACCGACGCTGAACGCCGGAAACGACAGTACAACAATTACGGCCTATGTGCTGGATGCGAGCAACCGGCCCATCAGCGACAATACGGTAGTCTTTTTCGGCACGACGCGCGGCACTCTCAGCAATTTGACGGCGCGGACACAATCCGGCGTGGCGACTGCGGTGCTGCACTCGTCTCCGACGACGGGCATGGCCACGGTGAGTGCCACCACGGGCGGCACGGTGCAGGGCAGTACGGACGTAGCCATTGTTCCGGGACCCGCGACATCAGTGCTGGTGAGTTCGACGGCGGACACTCTGTTTGCCGATAATAGCAGCACCGCGGCCATCAGCGCACTGGTGCGCGATTCGTACGGCAATCCCGTGTCGGAAGGCACTCCGGTGAGCTTTACGGCGCAAGGGGGCACAGTTACGGAAGCCTCCACCACCGGGCCGGATGGCCGGGCGGCGGCGATTTTCCGCGCGGGGCTGGCGATTGGCCCGGCGACGGTCGTGGCCACTCAGGGGAATGCCCACGGCAACGCCAACATCTATTTGAAGGCCACCGTTGCGGCAACGCTGAGTCTCAGCGCCAATCCACTCCAATTGAGTGCGGACGGCACATCGCAATCCGCGCTGCGCGCGGCCGTGCTGGACGTGGAAGGGCGGCCCGTTTCGGACGGCACTCCCGTAACGTTCAACTCGCACCTCGGTGTGATTACCGCGACTGCGACGCCGCTGCTCCAAAAGAGCGGTAACCTCACGATGGCGCGCAGCAGCGCTTGGAATCCCGTGCTGGCGCGCAACCGCAAAGACAACCCGAACGCCGCGGCGAAATCCGTGCGGCGCGCGGACAGGCCCGGACGAACGAACTCTCTGTACACGACGACCACCGAAGGCGGATACGCCTATGCCACATTGACCAGTCCGACCCAGGTGGGACCGGATACGATTACGGCCACGGCGCAGACGTTGAGCGATATGCGCGTGGTGACGTACGTGGCGGGTCCGGCGGCTCTGATTCAGGTGACGCCCACGGACGCGCAGTTGCCGGCGGATGGCACCAGCCATACGCGGATCACCAGCCGTGTGACGGACGCATTCGGAAATCCGCTGTCGGGCGGCGTGGCCGTCTCCGTGACGTCTACTCTTGGACAGGTGAATCCGGCGTCGGGCTTCACAGGCACGGATGGAACCTTTACGACGAATCTCTATAGCTCACGGCAGTCCGGTCTTTGCGGCGTTGTGGCCTCGACGAGCGGCGCTTCCGGATACGGCGAAGTGACCTTCACCGTGCCCGACGTCGCGGGCGTGGCTGTGTTTTCCAGCAGCCCCAGCGTACTGGCGGACGGCATCTCCACGGCGATGATGACCGTGCTGGCGTCCGATGCCGGCGGCCTTCCGGTGCAGGGGGCGGGAGTCTCGTGGCACTACGACGCGGGACTTGGACTCCTGATCGGCGGAACGACGATTACGGACTCGGCGGGACAGGCGCATGCGCTCTATGTGAGCGGCGCCTCGACCACGGATGCCACGCAAAACGTCAGCGCCACCATTGGCACGCACTCGGATACGCGGGTGATGCGGCTGCTGGGTGTGAGCCTGACGGCGTGGGCCGATACCACGGACCTGCCGGCAGACGGTCAAAGCACGACCAACGCGAATGTGCTGGTGCGCGAGACGACCAGCGGCTTTGCCGTGCCCAACGCCACCGTGCATTTTGCGGCGAGCATCGGCGCGATTGTCGGCACCGGCGTGACCAACAGCAGCGGCATTGCGACGGCAACCTACCGCAGCGCTCCGCAGGAAGGTGATGTTTCCATTACGACCGTTTACGGCGATACGCTGCGCGCTCAGACCGGGCTGCGCCTGACGGGAACGCTGGCGGACACGCTGTTTGTGACGGTGGGGCAATACGAGCTTCTGGCGGACGGTGTCTCTTCGACGCCGGTCACCGCGATTATCTTCAATCCGAGCGGGCAGCGTGTGCCGAACACCGCTGTGACGTTTACGGCAACGGGCGGCGGAACCTTCGATCCGCCCAGCTCCATGACCGACCAAAACGGACAGGCTATTGCCACGTATTACAGCGCGCCGATGGACCACGATCAAAACGTGGACCTGACGGTGGCGATTACCCGCGACAGCGACCTGAAGCAAATGTTGCTGCGCGGCGTGCGGTTGGACGTGACCGCTGCGGAGACGACGCTTCCGGCGAACGGCACGTCGGCGACACAGATTACCGCCCATCTGGTGCGCGCAAGCACGATGGTCGCGATTCCGGGCATGGCGGTGAACTTCGGATCCTCCCTGGGTTCTATTCCCGCGAGCGGCATGACGGATTCCTCCGGGCGGGCCACCGTAACGTTGACGTCCGCCAATACGGCGGGCATCGCCACGGTCATCTCGCGCTTCGGCAACGTGATTACCGACACCGCGACCGTAACGTTCTACGCTTCGACACCGACAACCCTGTCTCTTTCGGCGACGCCGACGGTGCTGCCTGCCAACAATTCGGCGAGCTCGACGGTAACGGCGGTGGTCACAGATCAGGACGGAAACCCCGTGCCTGACGGCACTCAGATTCATTTCTCGATTCCGCCGCAGTACGGTTCCCTCGAAACCATGCGCACGACTCATGGCGGCGTGGCAACGAACGTTCTGACCTCGGGAAGCACGCCGGGCTCGGTGCGCGTGACCGCATGGTCCGAGGCCAACGCCAGCGTGCGAGACAGCGTATCGCTGACCTATACGGTGGGCGATCCGGGGGCGATTGTGCTGACGGCACAGCGGGACACGCTGAGCGCCAACGGCATTGCCGTGGATACGATGACGGCGCATGTCACCGACGCGATCGGCCATGCACTGGCCAACGTGGAGGTCCACTTTACCACGACCATCGGCAACATTACCGCCAGCCGCGTGACGGATGCCGGCGGCAATGCCCGTGTGGCCTTTACGTCTTCGCAGACCGGCGCGGCGCAGGTGACCGCGTTCATCGGCGGCATTCAGGACAATTACACGGTCTACCTGATTCCCGGCGGAGCCAACAGCATTTCCATGAGCTACAACCCGGGCTCGGTGGGCGTACGCGGCAGCGGTCGCAACGAGACGCTGCTGATCACGGCGACGGTGCGCGACGCCAACAACAATCCTGTGGTTGACGGCACGGCGGTGACGTTCAACATCGCCAGTTCGCCGGGTGGAGGAGATTTCCTTTCGACGACGGGCGTGGTGTCCACGATCAACGGACAGGCTTCCGTGGCTTACAGCAGCGGCACGGTGTCGGGCAGCGCGCGAATTCGCGCCATCTGCGGCAGCGTGAGCGCGGTGTCGACCGAGATCCTCGTCTATGCCGGCCCGCCTTACATGGAAGACCTGACGAATCCCTGCGAAACCAGCCACATGTCCTTGGCCCCGAGCCCGTGCAACATGTTCGGTATGGACGTGGTGGGCGATTCGGTGAGCCTCGTGGCACTGGTAGGCGACCGCTACAACAACCCGGTGACCGCGGGAACGGCGGTGTATTTCACCACGTCGGGCGGCGTGATTACCACGGCGACGGGTTACACCGATTCGCTGGGCTTCGCGCGGGTAACGCTCTACTCGGGACATCCGCTGCCGAGCATCGACCGCTGGCTGAACACGCTGACGGATCCGAACCAGGCGGGAGCGATTCTCTGTTCTCCCACGCCGACCATGCCGGGTGTGGCCAAGGTGATGGTGTCGTCCGCGGGAGTGAATGCCGCAGGCGACAGCATTACGGTGTGGGCGACGACGGATGTGCGGTTCAATTACGGCCAGCCCATTCTTGAAGTGCGCAGCGCCACCGTCAACGGCAGTGACACAACGCGGACGTTGTTCATCGGCCAGAATGCGGTGATTACGGTGGCGGCCTTCGATCCGGACTTCTGGCCGCTCGTGGCCGGGTCCACGTTGAGTTTCTCGGCGAACCACGGAATGATTTATCCGAGCGAGATCACGGTGGGGTGTCCGGGCGACACGAGTTTCGCCATCAGTTTCTTCAACAACCTGACCGTAACCGATGACGACGCGGCTTCACCGGTACTGATTACCGTGGACACGAGGCAGGCCGACGTCTACACGTTTACCGAGACGTTTACGCTGCGAGCGGCATTGCCGTAG
- a CDS encoding PilT/PilU family type 4a pilus ATPase, whose protein sequence is MDLRGLLELLFVKKASDLHLRAGALPVLRINGDLFATRPEKVTAEEMDTLLKDVLTPQQLEALYRDKELDLALTVPGHGRTRVNAFFQRGSAALAFRAIKTQIPSFKDLMLPSVLEKLANLRRGIVLFTGATGSGKSTSLASLIEYINIHRSTNILTIEDPIEYIFSNKKSLIAQREVMIDTLTFYSALVHALREDPDIIMVGETRDPETMKVALQAAETGHLVLTSLHTLNAVEAINRIISFFPLNEQMQIRSILAGTVQAIISQRLVARSDKPGRVPIVEVLVSTAAVQECISDPDKMHLLQGFLEDDRGTHGMQTFDQSILSLLRNGTVSFETAMESATNPHDLEMAVRGINSSGSRFAAAAANNAETRQ, encoded by the coding sequence ATGGATTTACGCGGATTACTTGAACTACTGTTCGTGAAGAAGGCGTCGGACCTGCATCTGCGGGCCGGAGCGCTTCCCGTGCTGCGCATCAATGGCGATCTGTTTGCCACCCGGCCGGAGAAGGTGACCGCCGAGGAGATGGATACGCTGCTGAAAGATGTGCTCACTCCGCAGCAGCTTGAAGCACTGTACCGGGACAAGGAACTGGACCTGGCGCTGACGGTGCCGGGGCATGGCCGTACCCGCGTCAACGCATTTTTTCAACGGGGCTCCGCGGCATTGGCGTTTCGCGCCATCAAGACCCAGATTCCGTCCTTCAAGGATCTGATGCTGCCGTCGGTGCTGGAAAAACTGGCCAATCTGCGGCGTGGGATTGTGCTGTTCACCGGCGCGACGGGCTCGGGCAAGTCCACCTCGCTGGCGTCGCTGATCGAATATATCAACATCCATCGCAGCACCAACATCCTGACGATCGAAGATCCGATTGAGTACATCTTCAGCAACAAGAAGTCGCTGATCGCCCAGCGCGAAGTGATGATCGACACGCTGACCTTCTACAGCGCGCTGGTCCATGCGCTGCGCGAAGACCCCGACATCATCATGGTGGGTGAGACACGGGATCCGGAGACGATGAAAGTGGCGTTGCAGGCGGCGGAGACCGGCCACCTTGTGCTGACGTCGCTGCATACTCTGAATGCCGTGGAAGCCATCAACCGCATTATTTCTTTCTTCCCGCTGAACGAGCAGATGCAGATCCGGTCGATTCTGGCGGGGACGGTGCAGGCAATCATTTCGCAGCGGCTGGTGGCGCGCTCGGACAAGCCGGGGCGTGTGCCCATCGTCGAGGTTCTGGTAAGTACGGCGGCGGTGCAGGAGTGCATCTCAGATCCGGACAAAATGCATTTGCTGCAGGGATTTCTCGAAGACGACCGCGGCACACACGGCATGCAGACCTTCGACCAGTCCATCCTGTCCCTGCTGCGAAACGGCACGGTCTCTTTCGAGACGGCGATGGAAAGCGCGACCAACCCGCACGATTTGGAAATGGCGGTGCGGGGAATCAATTCTTCGGGCTCACGGTTCGCGGCGGCGGCTGCGAACAACGCGGAGACCCGGCAATGA
- a CDS encoding DUF4388 domain-containing protein, whose protein sequence is MGKKETTLGNLDERGVLPVIRAIFHDEWGGVLRVRTAGRNCSLWFVKGQIAHALLTEGKQRVDGVAALEKVALWTKGTFMLDAGELPPARSIRLAMDDILSFLEHEAGAVTEAAAEPKLDHLESVLESLRERVPGLESLSVMNGALVEATTALDLKERGWLSEQLRSYCGEDSVKPEKLFLQQGDHTLLILKRGQLATVLSARTGTAPEALFWAGEEARKRVMTEETKD, encoded by the coding sequence ATGGGCAAGAAAGAGACGACGCTGGGCAATCTGGATGAACGGGGTGTGCTGCCTGTCATCCGGGCGATTTTCCATGACGAATGGGGCGGAGTGCTGCGGGTGCGCACGGCGGGCCGCAACTGCTCCCTGTGGTTTGTGAAGGGCCAGATCGCCCATGCCCTTCTTACGGAAGGCAAGCAGCGTGTCGACGGCGTGGCTGCCCTGGAGAAAGTGGCCTTGTGGACGAAGGGCACGTTCATGCTGGATGCGGGTGAACTTCCCCCGGCGCGGAGCATCCGGCTGGCGATGGACGACATCCTGAGTTTCCTTGAGCACGAGGCGGGCGCCGTTACCGAAGCCGCGGCGGAACCGAAGCTCGACCATCTGGAAAGCGTGCTGGAGAGTCTGCGCGAACGCGTTCCCGGCCTGGAGTCGCTGAGCGTCATGAACGGCGCGCTGGTGGAAGCGACCACGGCCCTCGACCTCAAGGAACGCGGATGGCTGAGCGAGCAGCTCCGTTCCTATTGCGGCGAGGACTCGGTCAAACCGGAGAAGTTGTTCCTTCAGCAGGGAGACCATACGCTGCTGATTCTGAAGCGCGGGCAACTGGCGACGGTCTTGTCGGCGCGGACAGGAACGGCTCCCGAGGCACTGTTCTGGGCGGGGGAAGAGGCACGCAAACGCGTGATGACGGAAGAGACGAAGGACTGA
- a CDS encoding prepilin-type N-terminal cleavage/methylation domain-containing protein: MLKAIRSKNARRGFTLIELLVVIVIIGILAAVAVPRFMGAQDRARVGAARADLDQYRQALGMYEIDYADYPAAMTQANAPTVLVDPQGNPYMSLPSGANFAAFTYTYNGGATPTTYSIQVTALDNAASVLTATPDGVAQ; this comes from the coding sequence ATGTTGAAAGCCATTCGCAGCAAGAACGCCCGCAGAGGTTTTACCCTGATCGAATTGTTGGTCGTGATCGTGATCATCGGTATTCTGGCCGCCGTTGCCGTTCCGCGCTTCATGGGTGCGCAGGACCGTGCGCGTGTCGGTGCCGCCCGTGCGGACCTTGACCAGTATCGTCAGGCCCTCGGAATGTACGAAATCGACTATGCGGACTATCCGGCTGCCATGACCCAGGCGAACGCCCCGACGGTGCTCGTGGATCCGCAGGGAAATCCGTACATGTCGCTGCCTTCGGGAGCGAACTTCGCGGCCTTTACGTACACGTATAACGGTGGCGCGACCCCGACGACCTATTCGATTCAGGTGACGGCGCTGGACAACGCAGCGTCGGTGCTGACGGCGACACCGGACGGCGTGGCGCAGTAA
- a CDS encoding sigma-54 dependent transcriptional regulator, giving the protein MAKEKILIVDDERSMGEFLTLLLSKDGYRVRATTSGRDALTQLEEESYNMLITDLRMPEMNGIDLVREARHRYPELGVVVMTAFASLDSAVEALRLGAADYITKPFQVEEIRSVVEKALDAIALRKENRKLKAKLLEEGGVPRLIGGSPEMRALMDLIHRVAPSDSTVLITGESGTGKEVVAQVIHQLSERSLGEFVTVNCGALPDTLLESELFGHVRGSFTGAVRDKEGLFKVANGGTLFLDEVGDMSPALQVKLLRALQEREILPLGATRPVKIDARVIAATNADLEEKQRTGEFRADLFYRLSVIPIHIKPLRERRDDILELTDHFLDRACRRHGLTRKTLSEEARRLFISYGWPGNVRELENTIERAVILSEEMVLEASILPGKIQSAQSGSYAGNGDGGHGTLEDVERAYLLRVLEETGWQKKRASEILGIDPSTIYRKLQRYGIDVPK; this is encoded by the coding sequence GTTTCTCACCCTGCTGCTGAGCAAGGATGGCTACCGGGTACGGGCTACGACCTCCGGGCGAGATGCGCTGACGCAGCTCGAGGAGGAGTCCTACAATATGCTGATCACCGATCTGCGGATGCCGGAAATGAACGGCATCGATCTGGTGCGGGAGGCACGACACCGGTATCCGGAACTCGGCGTGGTGGTCATGACCGCCTTTGCATCGCTGGACTCGGCGGTGGAGGCACTGCGGCTGGGCGCCGCGGATTACATCACCAAGCCGTTCCAGGTGGAGGAGATCCGCTCGGTGGTGGAAAAGGCGTTGGATGCTATCGCGCTGCGCAAGGAAAACCGGAAACTGAAGGCGAAACTGCTGGAAGAAGGCGGTGTTCCGCGGCTGATCGGCGGCTCTCCGGAGATGCGCGCGCTGATGGATCTGATTCACCGCGTCGCTCCGTCGGACTCTACGGTGCTGATTACGGGAGAGTCCGGCACGGGCAAAGAGGTGGTGGCGCAGGTGATACATCAACTCTCGGAGCGATCTCTCGGTGAATTCGTCACCGTGAATTGCGGCGCGCTGCCGGATACGCTGCTGGAAAGCGAACTCTTCGGGCACGTGCGTGGGAGCTTTACCGGCGCGGTGCGGGATAAAGAAGGGCTCTTCAAGGTGGCCAACGGCGGGACGCTATTCCTCGATGAAGTGGGAGATATGTCTCCGGCGCTGCAGGTCAAACTGCTGCGAGCGCTGCAGGAACGGGAGATTCTGCCTCTGGGTGCGACGCGTCCGGTGAAGATCGACGCGCGGGTGATCGCCGCGACCAACGCCGATCTGGAGGAGAAGCAGCGCACAGGGGAATTTCGCGCGGATCTGTTCTACCGGCTATCGGTGATTCCGATCCATATTAAGCCGCTGCGGGAGCGACGGGATGATATTCTGGAATTGACGGACCACTTTCTTGACCGCGCGTGCCGGCGGCACGGGTTGACACGCAAGACGCTCTCCGAAGAGGCGCGGCGGCTGTTCATCAGTTACGGATGGCCGGGAAATGTGCGGGAGCTGGAGAACACCATTGAACGGGCGGTAATCCTCTCCGAGGAGATGGTATTGGAAGCATCGATCCTGCCGGGGAAGATCCAATCGGCGCAGAGCGGCAGTTATGCCGGCAACGGTGACGGGGGTCACGGGACACTTGAGGATGTGGAACGAGCCTATTTGCTGCGGGTGCTCGAGGAGACCGGCTGGCAGAAGAAGAGAGCGTCGGAGATTCTGGGTATTGACCCATCGACCATTTACCGGAAACTGCAACGGTACGGGATTGATGTGCCGAAGTAG